TCAGCCTATGCTGCAATCAACTGGATTTGGAAACTATCTGTAGCACGAATTGTCCTCTTAGGAGGAGGGGGCGCCATTGCTGTTCTTACTCTTATCATAGGTTTTAACACCTTACAAGAGTTTAAAGAACAAAATCAGACACTCAGAGATCAAAATAACTTGGTTGCTCAACAACAAAATGAATTAGTCAAGCAAAACCAATATTTACAAGACCAGAATATTCAAACGCTACGCTCAGTCAATGCTGAAGCAGCCTCCTCTTTAATAAAGGATATTCAAACCGAGTATTATCAAAGAAAGGTGGGTAACGAAGGTCAATCGTGGGAATTGCCGCTTAACCTAATTTACCGCATAACAGCAGTATCAAGAGCATTAGTCCCGTATGATACTATCGTAACACATTTTTTAGATGGTCGTCGGAAAATATATCCAGATTCAATAAGATGGCCAGGCTCACATGACTTGCAACAGTTAGTATACCATATATATATGCCTTACGATGATATGGGGGCTTACGACACGGTGTTTGTAAGCCCTGAGCGTGGTTTTTTATTAGGAACGCTTATTAATTTAGATGTAAAATTTCCCCTTTCACCAAGTCCTAATTTTGAGTATGCAATTCTACGCGATGCTCAGTTAGATGGTGCAAATCTTGAAAAGATAAATCTATATAAAGCCGATCTGAGAAACTCTACTCTCAACAATTCTAACTTGAGTTTAGCACAATTAATTGATGCTAATTTGACGGATGTTAATTTATCAAACTCTCTCCTGTTTAATACTGATTTAACTAGTGCTCATCTAAGACGAGTAGAATTTGATAGTTCTCAATTTTCAAACGGAATTTTTATAAATGCTGATCTAATTGGAGCATCCTTTGCAAATTGCTTACTTTATGGATCGATATTTACAAATGCTGACCTACGTAGAGTTAATTTTAGTGGTGCAACTCTCACAAATGTTAATATAGGTAGCGCTAATGTTTTTGAAGCTAGTTTTGGAGGTACCAAAATAGATACCACCTACCAATTAGTTTTTGTTAATAAAGATGCGGATAGCTTAGCTAATTTTGTTTCTTACGCTCTTTCTAGGGGTGCAATAGCATGGGAGGGCCAACAGCCTTTACCTGATAGTTTACAAAATCCAAATTACTACAGGTATTCATCAAAATATAACAGAAACGCTAGGTAAAGCATTGGTTATAGCGCAACTGCACAATCAGCTCTTCTAACTCAGCCGGACGTTGGGTGCCGATTAAAATTTGCTGGTCATCTATTAACTGTAGTTGCATCCCAAAGCGACCCGAAATAGTGTAGGCCTTTCCTCTCGGGCCGTAGCGCATTCCCCAACCGCCGTATTCGGCCAGCCCGTCGTAATCCCGAATATACATCTCATCAATATCTGCCCAAGCAATGTTGCGGGTTGCCCACTGAAATGGAAATAACTGAAACTTAATACCCTGTTTATTGATCTGCACAAAAAGGTGAGCTTTGTAGGCTAAAAGTACCAATCCACCCCAGATACCGCCGATAAACAACAATGCTGGTACCGGTAGCCAGGGCGTATCAGAAACCTGACTCTGAAGTACCTGAAAAACTCCCAGAAAAATTAAGGTGCCTAGCAGTGCTCCCAATAGCACCCAAATCCAGGTTTGCCGATAGCGCTGCACTTCGGTAAAGCACAGTACATCTGGGTTTTCTCTTTTAAACGATGGTTGCTGAATAGATACCATAACGCTGACCTCTTTTGCTTACACTAGTTACGAAGAGATACCCTGTATTCAAAGTTTTATCCCCCTTTATGATGTAAGGTATTGCTATTCGTCTGCAACTTATTCGCCTTCTTCTTACCACTATTATTTTGGGAATTGCGTCGCATACCTGTATCTTCAAATCATATCTTTCTTTAATGCATATAGTATTTTATTCACGATGTTTTTACTGCTGAGAACAGCATATTAGATTTACCACCAATATGAACACCACTAAGATTATTAATGCCAATATTGTTAATGAAGGCCATATTCAACAAGCTGATGTCCTGATAGAGGGGGCTTTCATTAGTCGCATCGAAGCTGACTTATCTTCTGTTGCTACCGATAATACGTATGACGCTCAGGGGAAACACTTACTCCCCGGATTGATTGACGATCAGGTACATTTCCGCGAACCCGGACTTACTCATAAGGCCACAATCTATTCGGAGGCGAAAGCTGCTGTAGCCGGAGGGATTACCTCCTTTATGGAAATGCCGAACACCGTACCCAATGCGCTCACCCAAAAATTACTACAAGATAAGTACGATACTGCCGCCCAGCATTCGCTAGCGAACTACTCGTTTTACATGGGGGTTTCTAATGACAATTTAGAAGAAGTGCTGCAAACCAACACCCAACAGGTGTGCGGACTAAAGGTGTTTATGGGTTCTTCTACCGGAAATATGCTGGTAGATAATGAACAAACATTACGCAACGTATTTGCCCAATCGCCCATGCTAGTGGCTACCCATTGCGAAGATGAGGCTACTATTCGGGCTAATATGCAGCAGTTCCGCGAGCAGTACGGTGAAGAAGTTCCTATTCGCTGCCATCCCGATATTCGTAGCGAAGAAGCGTGTTACAAATCTTCTTCTCTGGCAGTATCCTTAGCCAAGGAGTTTGGCACTCGCCTGCACGTTTTGCACATCTCTACCGCCAAAGAACTTTCCCTGTTTAGTAACGATATTCCGTTAGAAGAAAAGCGCATAACGGCTGAAGCTTGTTTGCATCACCTTTGGTTTAACGACCAAGACTACAGCGAAAAAGGAACATTTATTAAGTGGAACCCGGCGGTAAAAACTGCCCAAGATCAAGCAGCAATTTTGGAGGCTGTTATTAATCATACCATTGATGTATTAGCCACTGACCACGCTCCACATACTTTATCTGAAAAACAGCAAACATATTTTAAAGCTCCTTCAGGCGGGCCGCTGGTACAACACCATCTGGTAGCTTTGTTGGAGATGCATCATCAAGGAAAGATCACTTTAGAAAAAATAGTGGAAAAAGCCTGTCATCATCCCGCTCAATTATTTGAGGTAGACCGCCGAGGCTTTATTCGCGAAGGTCATTACGCTGACTTGGTACTCGTAGATTTGAACCGTCCCTGGACTGTGCAAACCGACAATATTCTCTACCTCTGCGGCTGGTCACCGTTTGAAGATACTACTTTTCAGTCGCAGGTGACTCATACCTTTATTTCTGGGCACTGCGCGTATGCTAACGGACAATTTGATGAGTCGCAACGGGGATTACGTCTGGAATTCAGGCGGGAAGCCAATTAACTGCGTTGTAACTGAGAGGTGAATGTGTTTTAGTCGCTAACATTGCTCATGTGGGAAAAAGCCTGAATATTTTTTTATTCATCTTTACGTTGATAGCCTATCTCAGCCCCTACGTTTCTCCTGCTCAGGCGTGGCTAGCTGGCTTCTTTTCAATGATTATTCCGGGGTTGCTGTTGCTGCACGCTTTTTTGCTGGCTTACTATATTACTCAACGAAAAAAGTGGTATCTGTTTTCTCTCGTTGCACTGGTTCTAGGGTATCAGTATTTGCTCGCGAGCTTTACGGTGAGTGCTCCATCTACTCCCGAAAGTACACCGTTCTCGGTGTTAAGCTACAATGTACGAGTCTTCAACACGTACGCCTACTTCCAGAATGAGAACGAGCCGGGTAAATCCATGATTAATTGGTTGACTGATGAAGATGCCGATATAAAATGCCTGCAAGAATACTATAACAATGACCAATCTTCTACCTTTAATACTACCGATCGGTTAGAAGCAAACGGTACTTATCATAGATATGTCAACCCTAACTTAGTGAATCGGGTGGGTGCCGAGTTTGGCTTGGCAATCTTTAGTCGCTACCCCATTCTCCGGCGGGGTAGTGTCGCTTTACCCGACTCAACCCATTTTGGTATTTACACTGATCTGAAGATAAAGCAGGATACTGTGCGGGTATATAATGTCCACTTACAATCTATGAGTATTGATGAGCGTGATTTGAGCGATTTGGAAGGGGTCCGTAATAACTATTCTTCGGTATTTCATAAGCTCAAGCACGGATTTGTGAGTAGGGCTGGCCAAATAGACCGCTTGGTTGAACATTTGCAAACCAGCCCGCACCCGGTAATTGTATGTGGTGACTTTAACGACCTTCCTTACAGCTACACGTATTTTACCCTACGTCAGTGGCTCCATAACGCTTTTGAACGCGCCGGTAACGGCTTAGGGTTTAGCTACAACGGTCGCCTATTTTTCCTGCGTATTGATAACCAGTTCTACAGCAAATCACTGAAAGCCCATTCTTTCAAAACTATTCGGAAAGTTACCTTCTCCGATCACTTTCCGGTGGTAACGCAGTATTCATTTACTAAAAATTAATAGTACTATTGGTAATCTACTACCATATTCCTAAATTTGCATCCCTCTATAAACGGTGATTGTAGTTCAGTTGGTTAGAACGCCTGATTGTGGTTCAGGAGGTCGCGGGTTCGAGTCCCGTCTTTCACCCTTTAACAATCTACAGGAGCCACTGATGCTAGGGCATGAGTGGTTTTTTTTGTACCTTTCTACTGTCGTTTTTATTACCATGCAACCAGAGAATACCACCGTCCGGATGAATCAGCGTTTTCTTATGGCTGTTACTCAATTTTTTTTGACATGTATTTTTGATAGGAAAAAGTATGTCGGCATCGGAATTTATGTTATTACCATTACCAGAAAAAATAGACCTGCTGTATCGGGAGGGAACATTTGTTGTGGCCATCCGGTACTACGGTTATAAGGTAAACCTCTATCTAATTAACGGATTTTACGTTGAAGCTTTCTATAACCATAAGCTAGATAAAATTGAGCGGATTGAGCTGCTTCCCAATTCCCACACTCGCCTAAAATTCTACTCCGACCAGATTTCTCTCCCCAACGACTTATTGCAATAGTATTCAGGCGGTTGCCG
This region of Tunicatimonas pelagia genomic DNA includes:
- a CDS encoding pentapeptide repeat-containing protein encodes the protein MSTDKPEDLSNDTDKTAELENRIDDITKRISSLEPDIVAQEHRIGSIARNLYRYFVQETGDEENLRRKRLSSAYAAINWIWKLSVARIVLLGGGGAIAVLTLIIGFNTLQEFKEQNQTLRDQNNLVAQQQNELVKQNQYLQDQNIQTLRSVNAEAASSLIKDIQTEYYQRKVGNEGQSWELPLNLIYRITAVSRALVPYDTIVTHFLDGRRKIYPDSIRWPGSHDLQQLVYHIYMPYDDMGAYDTVFVSPERGFLLGTLINLDVKFPLSPSPNFEYAILRDAQLDGANLEKINLYKADLRNSTLNNSNLSLAQLIDANLTDVNLSNSLLFNTDLTSAHLRRVEFDSSQFSNGIFINADLIGASFANCLLYGSIFTNADLRRVNFSGATLTNVNIGSANVFEASFGGTKIDTTYQLVFVNKDADSLANFVSYALSRGAIAWEGQQPLPDSLQNPNYYRYSSKYNRNAR
- a CDS encoding dihydroorotase, with the protein product MNTTKIINANIVNEGHIQQADVLIEGAFISRIEADLSSVATDNTYDAQGKHLLPGLIDDQVHFREPGLTHKATIYSEAKAAVAGGITSFMEMPNTVPNALTQKLLQDKYDTAAQHSLANYSFYMGVSNDNLEEVLQTNTQQVCGLKVFMGSSTGNMLVDNEQTLRNVFAQSPMLVATHCEDEATIRANMQQFREQYGEEVPIRCHPDIRSEEACYKSSSLAVSLAKEFGTRLHVLHISTAKELSLFSNDIPLEEKRITAEACLHHLWFNDQDYSEKGTFIKWNPAVKTAQDQAAILEAVINHTIDVLATDHAPHTLSEKQQTYFKAPSGGPLVQHHLVALLEMHHQGKITLEKIVEKACHHPAQLFEVDRRGFIREGHYADLVLVDLNRPWTVQTDNILYLCGWSPFEDTTFQSQVTHTFISGHCAYANGQFDESQRGLRLEFRREAN
- a CDS encoding endonuclease/exonuclease/phosphatase family protein gives rise to the protein MGKSLNIFLFIFTLIAYLSPYVSPAQAWLAGFFSMIIPGLLLLHAFLLAYYITQRKKWYLFSLVALVLGYQYLLASFTVSAPSTPESTPFSVLSYNVRVFNTYAYFQNENEPGKSMINWLTDEDADIKCLQEYYNNDQSSTFNTTDRLEANGTYHRYVNPNLVNRVGAEFGLAIFSRYPILRRGSVALPDSTHFGIYTDLKIKQDTVRVYNVHLQSMSIDERDLSDLEGVRNNYSSVFHKLKHGFVSRAGQIDRLVEHLQTSPHPVIVCGDFNDLPYSYTYFTLRQWLHNAFERAGNGLGFSYNGRLFFLRIDNQFYSKSLKAHSFKTIRKVTFSDHFPVVTQYSFTKN